One window of Chryseobacterium sp. 7 genomic DNA carries:
- a CDS encoding helix-turn-helix domain-containing protein, translated as MKMYVKFDFNALCKKVLDEKLKEHGLKYRLLNFGEVEFYEPLTQEQHNLFKKNLEDYGIEIIESQKTALVQKIKDAIVELVFSDEIIPVKASIYISEKLNHSYGYLSNLFSEVAYTSIENFIILQKIEHAKALIIRNKQSLTEIAHKLNYSSVAHLSTQFKNTTGITPSMFQKIIGKRRRAQSTAVNPKMQYE; from the coding sequence ATGAAAATGTATGTTAAATTTGATTTCAATGCCCTTTGCAAAAAGGTATTGGACGAAAAGCTTAAAGAGCACGGACTGAAGTACAGGCTGCTGAACTTTGGTGAAGTGGAGTTCTATGAGCCCCTCACTCAGGAACAGCACAATCTTTTTAAGAAGAATCTGGAAGATTATGGTATCGAAATCATAGAAAGCCAGAAAACGGCATTGGTACAGAAAATAAAAGATGCTATTGTAGAACTGGTCTTTTCTGATGAGATTATTCCGGTAAAAGCATCTATTTACATTTCTGAAAAACTGAATCACAGCTACGGATACCTTTCTAATTTATTTTCGGAAGTTGCTTATACCTCTATTGAGAATTTTATTATTCTGCAAAAAATAGAGCATGCAAAAGCTTTGATCATAAGAAATAAGCAAAGTCTTACGGAGATTGCCCATAAGCTGAACTATTCCAGTGTGGCACATTTAAGTACCCAGTTTAAAAATACAACAGGAATCACTCCATCCATGTTTCAAAAAATTATCGGCAAACGAAGAAGAGCCCAAAGCACGGCCGTAAACCCTAAAATGCAGTATGAATAA
- the dapA gene encoding 4-hydroxy-tetrahydrodipicolinate synthase — MSILKGVGVALVTPFNEDLSVDFDSLTKLVEYNIENGTNYLVVLGTTAEAATLSAEEKKQVIEHIIKVNNKRLPLVLGIGGNDTLDVKKQIEEADLSAFEAVLSVSPYYNKPNQEGLYQHYKALASTGKNIIIYNVPSRTGQNVEADTTLRLAKEFPNLFLIKEASPNILQYFDILRKKPEGFSLVSGDDEYTLPVTLAGGDGVISVIGQAYPKEFSTMVQLAFEGKVKEAYEIHNKLVDITRLIFAEGNPCGIKVILAEKGIIKNFLRLPLVQASEGLHAKIKAEMANI, encoded by the coding sequence ATGAGCATTTTAAAAGGAGTAGGTGTTGCATTGGTAACACCCTTTAATGAAGATTTATCCGTTGATTTCGACAGTTTAACGAAACTTGTTGAATACAATATCGAAAACGGAACCAATTATTTAGTAGTATTGGGAACTACGGCAGAGGCCGCAACGCTTTCTGCAGAGGAGAAGAAACAGGTAATTGAGCATATCATTAAGGTGAATAATAAACGTCTTCCTTTAGTATTGGGAATTGGCGGTAACGATACTCTGGACGTCAAGAAGCAAATAGAAGAAGCAGATCTTTCAGCATTTGAAGCAGTACTTTCAGTATCTCCATATTACAATAAACCGAACCAGGAAGGTCTTTACCAGCATTATAAAGCGTTAGCTTCCACAGGGAAGAATATTATTATTTATAATGTGCCTTCAAGAACAGGGCAGAATGTAGAAGCAGATACAACACTTCGTCTTGCAAAGGAATTTCCTAATTTATTCCTGATTAAAGAAGCTTCACCTAATATTTTACAATATTTTGATATTCTGAGAAAGAAACCTGAAGGCTTTTCATTAGTGTCAGGAGATGATGAGTATACATTACCGGTAACTCTTGCAGGAGGAGACGGAGTAATTTCCGTAATCGGGCAGGCTTATCCAAAAGAATTCTCTACGATGGTACAGCTGGCTTTTGAAGGGAAAGTAAAAGAAGCTTATGAAATCCACAATAAGCTGGTAGATATTACCCGTCTTATTTTTGCTGAAGGAAACCCTTGCGGTATTAAAGTAATCCTAGCTGAAAAAGGAATCATTAAAAATTTCCTGAGACTACCTTTAGTGCAAGCTTCGGAAGGGCTTCATGCTAAAATAAAAGCTGAAATGGCTAACATTTAA
- a CDS encoding GNAT family N-acetyltransferase, translating into MKLIEAKEKDISLIQDLARRSWESAYVGIISDEQINYMLGEMYSKDEISKHLENPNYHYYLIFDDNNDSFEGFIGYEHGYEEGTTKLHRIYLVPESKGKGFGKGALDFLKEKLAESNDRRIILNVNKENNAKKFYESQGFKVYNELVLDIGDGFVMDDYQMEYIIHFDLT; encoded by the coding sequence ATGAAATTAATAGAAGCGAAAGAAAAGGATATTTCTTTGATCCAGGATTTGGCAAGAAGATCATGGGAGAGTGCGTATGTGGGAATTATTTCCGATGAACAAATCAATTATATGCTGGGAGAAATGTATTCTAAAGATGAAATTTCAAAGCATCTGGAGAATCCGAATTATCATTATTATTTAATTTTCGACGACAATAATGATTCTTTTGAAGGCTTTATCGGCTACGAGCACGGCTACGAAGAAGGAACTACAAAACTGCACAGAATTTATCTTGTTCCGGAAAGTAAAGGAAAAGGCTTCGGAAAGGGTGCACTTGACTTTCTGAAGGAAAAACTTGCTGAAAGCAATGACAGAAGAATTATTTTAAATGTAAATAAAGAGAATAATGCAAAAAAATTCTATGAATCTCAGGGTTTCAAAGTATATAATGAACTGGTTTTAGATATTGGAGATGGTTTCGTAATGGATGATTATCAAATGGAGTATATAATTCACTTTGATTTGACTTAA
- a CDS encoding 5'-nucleotidase C-terminal domain-containing protein — MKNKFLLLGIALASLTACKTASAPQLMTVKTQKNISINNELKNEEEFVKFIEPYKQKLDKEMNQKISHTNVDLTKQGDNSNLGNLLADYTFEGGNEWIKTHLKQNVDAALINIGGIRTTIGKGDILLKNVFEVMPFENEVVIVKMKGADLQGLFEYYAKTQVNNPASHLYIETKNGQIIKSLINGNEVDPAKDYYIATSDYLALGGDNMKFFAKGESIPTGIKMRDLFIDYFKKTPEVVPNSDVRLNFIGKK, encoded by the coding sequence ATGAAAAATAAATTCTTGTTACTAGGAATTGCCCTGGCGTCCCTTACAGCATGCAAAACGGCTTCTGCGCCACAGCTCATGACTGTAAAGACTCAGAAAAATATTTCTATTAATAATGAGCTAAAAAATGAAGAGGAGTTTGTAAAATTTATTGAGCCTTATAAGCAGAAACTGGATAAAGAAATGAACCAGAAGATCTCGCATACCAATGTAGATCTTACGAAGCAGGGCGATAACAGCAATCTGGGAAATCTTTTAGCCGACTATACGTTTGAAGGAGGCAATGAATGGATCAAAACTCACCTTAAGCAAAACGTAGATGCTGCACTGATCAATATCGGAGGAATCCGTACCACAATAGGAAAAGGAGATATTTTACTCAAAAATGTATTTGAAGTAATGCCTTTTGAAAATGAAGTTGTGATTGTTAAAATGAAAGGAGCAGATCTACAGGGGCTTTTTGAGTATTATGCAAAAACGCAGGTCAACAATCCTGCTTCTCATTTATATATTGAAACAAAGAACGGACAGATCATTAAATCTTTAATCAACGGGAATGAAGTAGATCCGGCCAAAGACTATTATATTGCCACCTCAGACTATCTTGCACTGGGCGGAGACAATATGAAATTCTTTGCAAAAGGAGAATCTATTCCAACAGGGATTAAAATGAGAGATTTATTTATTGATTATTTTAAGAAAACACCTGAAGTAGTACCAAATTCTGATGTTCGTTTAAATTTTATCGGGAAGAAATAA
- a CDS encoding bifunctional metallophosphatase/5'-nucleotidase, producing MDRKSFLKAIGGGSLAMALAPNMMMAEELNILHLKSANKLTILHTNDQHSRIEPFDASYTKNPNQGGFARRASLIQQIRNQESNVLLLDSGDIFQGTPYFNFFGGELEFKLMSMMKYDASTMGNHDFDNGLDGFLKVLPNAKFPFICSNYDFKNTVLDGKTSPYQIFNKNGIKVGIFGVGIQLDGLVGKKQYGETVYSNPIDVAQHYSNFLKKDQKCDLVICLSHIGYDYKDEPDKISDKILAANTENIDIILGGHTHTFLPEPQSYTNRQGKNVLVNQVGWAGLLLGRIDFYFDINKNVKHISWNNQAIDSSITA from the coding sequence ATGGATAGAAAAAGTTTTTTAAAAGCAATAGGCGGCGGATCTTTAGCAATGGCTTTAGCTCCCAATATGATGATGGCGGAAGAATTAAATATTCTCCACTTAAAATCTGCAAATAAACTGACTATTCTTCATACCAATGATCAGCACAGCAGAATAGAGCCTTTCGATGCGAGCTATACAAAAAATCCTAACCAGGGAGGTTTTGCAAGAAGAGCCAGCTTAATTCAGCAAATCAGAAATCAGGAAAGCAATGTACTGCTTCTTGATTCAGGAGATATTTTCCAGGGAACCCCTTATTTTAATTTCTTTGGCGGAGAACTGGAATTCAAATTAATGTCCATGATGAAATATGATGCCTCTACCATGGGAAATCATGATTTCGATAATGGGCTGGACGGATTTTTAAAAGTTCTTCCTAATGCAAAATTTCCTTTTATCTGTTCCAATTATGATTTTAAAAATACAGTTCTTGACGGGAAAACTTCACCCTATCAGATTTTCAACAAGAATGGAATCAAAGTAGGAATTTTCGGAGTGGGAATTCAGCTGGATGGTCTTGTAGGTAAAAAGCAATATGGAGAAACCGTTTACTCTAACCCGATTGACGTAGCACAGCATTATTCAAATTTCCTGAAAAAAGATCAGAAATGTGATCTTGTGATTTGTCTTTCACACATCGGCTACGACTATAAAGACGAACCGGATAAAATAAGTGATAAAATTTTAGCAGCCAATACAGAAAATATTGATATTATCTTAGGTGGCCATACTCATACATTCTTACCAGAACCTCAATCTTATACCAACAGACAGGGCAAAAATGTACTTGTAAATCAGGTTGGATGGGCAGGCCTTCTTTTGGGCAGAATAGATTTTTATTTTGATATAAACAAAAACGTAAAGCATATTTCCTGGAACAATCAGGCAATAGACAGCAGCATAACCGCATAA
- a CDS encoding response regulator gives MNKEFLNVIVADQDENTLIFFKNILKELKISIKVQCFSNGKDLMEYLNNEDAVVPEIVFINYMIPGKESMKCLEEIESNSKFNNMVSAIFSEPIPENEIEDIFVKGANIFMKKPECFEKLKKVLSEVITINWQYHTSGLNKDHFILKV, from the coding sequence ATGAATAAAGAATTTCTGAACGTAATAGTAGCAGATCAAGATGAAAACACTTTAATTTTTTTTAAAAATATTCTCAAAGAGCTTAAAATCTCTATAAAAGTTCAATGCTTCAGCAACGGGAAAGATTTGATGGAATATCTTAATAATGAAGATGCAGTAGTTCCGGAAATTGTTTTCATCAATTATATGATTCCCGGGAAAGAAAGCATGAAATGCCTGGAAGAGATTGAATCCAATTCAAAATTCAATAATATGGTATCCGCCATTTTTTCTGAACCAATCCCAGAAAATGAAATAGAAGATATTTTTGTAAAAGGCGCTAATATTTTCATGAAAAAACCGGAGTGTTTTGAGAAGCTTAAAAAGGTGCTCTCGGAAGTTATTACCATCAATTGGCAGTATCATACATCAGGATTAAACAAAGATCATTTCATTCTTAAAGTTTGA
- a CDS encoding thioredoxin family protein, with protein MKKILSIVLLLLLNFSFAQVKWMTIEEALKAQKESPKKILIDFYADWCGPCKIMDKKTYGHPVIAQILNENYYPVKFNAEEKKSIEIFGRTFSNPDTEHKKGKNTLHEFTQYMNVGAVPSTVFLDGHGDPITILQGELSAKELEPYLELISKDLFKKIKTREQWEDYQKKFKSKIKD; from the coding sequence ATGAAGAAAATTTTAAGCATAGTACTCTTACTTTTATTGAATTTTAGTTTTGCCCAGGTAAAGTGGATGACCATTGAGGAAGCTTTGAAAGCCCAAAAGGAAAGTCCAAAAAAGATACTGATTGATTTCTATGCAGACTGGTGTGGCCCATGCAAAATCATGGATAAAAAAACTTACGGGCATCCTGTGATTGCTCAGATTTTAAATGAGAATTACTATCCTGTAAAGTTCAATGCAGAAGAAAAAAAGAGCATCGAGATCTTTGGAAGAACATTTTCCAACCCTGATACTGAACATAAAAAAGGAAAGAACACTCTCCATGAGTTTACTCAATATATGAACGTGGGAGCCGTCCCAAGTACAGTATTTCTGGACGGACATGGAGATCCTATCACCATTCTTCAGGGAGAGCTTTCAGCAAAAGAACTGGAGCCTTATCTTGAACTGATCTCAAAAGATTTGTTCAAAAAGATCAAAACGAGAGAACAGTGGGAAGATTACCAGAAAAAATTCAAATCCAAAATCAAAGATTAA
- a CDS encoding DUF1016 N-terminal domain-containing protein: protein MMEISEDSLFQSVKEIIRQSREKVFRIANSTLLLTYWQIGKLIVEDEQQGKERAEYGKYTLKKLSQKLTSEFGKGFDYTNLSNMRKFYTAFPIVDTLSQQLSWSHYRLLIRLDHAESRRMKIF from the coding sequence ATGATGGAAATCTCCGAAGATTCTTTATTCCAATCCGTAAAGGAAATCATTAGACAATCGCGCGAAAAAGTTTTTCGAATAGCGAATTCTACTCTACTGCTCACTTACTGGCAGATTGGAAAACTTATTGTTGAAGATGAGCAACAGGGAAAAGAACGTGCTGAATATGGAAAATATACGCTGAAAAAGCTTTCTCAGAAGCTTACCTCAGAATTTGGGAAGGGGTTTGATTATACCAACTTATCCAATATGCGTAAGTTTTACACTGCATTTCCAATTGTTGACACATTGTCTCAACAATTGAGCTGGTCCCATTACAGATTATTGATTAGGCTTGACCATGCTGAAAGCAGAAGAATGAAAATTTTCTAA
- the recG gene encoding ATP-dependent DNA helicase RecG has product MNLDTSIEYVKGIGPERAKLIKNVLGLSTVEDMLNFYPIRYLDKSKIYTVSQLKDETSQEIQLKGRITQVQEIQTGETKRLSAKFNDETGSMDLVWFQYSKWLKEQLPINKEVYIFGKINVFNRQFSMPHPEIEAEENKEGDTRLKPIYPSSEKLTKRGLNQRFFQNALRNICKEIPNLIEENFPEYLMKTFKFMSRQHAFLNVHFPKDQTHFDKADYRLKFEESFFFQLGYGLKKLHHKTQSHGNPFPIIGDHFNDFYENHLPFELTNAQKRVLKEIRMDMKRPIQMNRLLQGDVGSGKTMVALLTMLIAMDNGFQSCLMAPTEILAQQHYNGIKELLEKTGVNIRLLTGSTKAAERRIIHEELENGSLSILVGTHAVLEDKVKFKNLGLAIIDEQHRFGVAQRAKLWAKNKIPPHILVMTATPIPRTLAMSFYSDLDVSVIDEMPIGRKPIITAHRREKDRLYVYNFCKDEIKKGRQIYFVYPLIEESETLDYKNLMEGLEHVMEFFSEYNVTMLHGKMKPDEKDAAMAYFASGKAEIMVATTVIEVGVNVPNASVMVIESSERFGLSQLHQLRGRVGRGAEQSYCILMTSDKLSKESRTRIKTMTETNDGFKISEVDMQLRGPGDILGTQQSGVVDFKRLDLINDSAIIKTTKNTVERILETDPMLSRPDNLIIKNYYIRYYKGKNKWSKIS; this is encoded by the coding sequence ATGAATCTCGATACCTCCATAGAATATGTAAAAGGAATAGGTCCGGAAAGAGCCAAACTCATCAAAAACGTGTTGGGCTTATCTACCGTGGAAGATATGTTGAACTTCTACCCTATCCGCTATCTGGACAAAAGTAAAATTTATACTGTTTCCCAACTGAAAGACGAAACCAGTCAGGAAATTCAATTGAAGGGAAGAATCACTCAGGTACAGGAAATACAGACTGGGGAAACCAAAAGATTATCTGCAAAGTTTAATGATGAAACAGGCAGCATGGATCTGGTTTGGTTTCAGTATTCCAAATGGCTTAAGGAGCAGCTTCCGATCAATAAGGAAGTTTATATTTTTGGGAAGATCAATGTTTTCAACCGTCAGTTTTCTATGCCGCATCCGGAAATTGAAGCGGAAGAAAACAAAGAGGGAGATACCCGTCTTAAACCCATTTATCCGAGTTCTGAGAAACTGACCAAAAGAGGTTTAAATCAAAGATTTTTCCAAAATGCATTGAGAAATATCTGCAAAGAAATTCCGAATCTTATTGAAGAAAATTTCCCGGAGTATCTGATGAAAACCTTTAAGTTCATGTCCAGACAGCATGCTTTTCTGAATGTTCACTTCCCAAAAGATCAGACGCATTTCGACAAGGCAGATTACAGGCTAAAATTTGAAGAATCCTTCTTTTTTCAATTAGGATATGGCTTAAAGAAACTTCATCATAAAACGCAGTCCCATGGTAATCCCTTCCCTATTATTGGTGATCACTTCAATGACTTTTATGAAAATCATCTTCCTTTTGAGCTTACTAATGCACAGAAAAGGGTTTTAAAAGAAATTCGAATGGATATGAAGAGGCCTATTCAGATGAACAGGCTTCTGCAGGGTGATGTGGGTTCAGGAAAAACAATGGTAGCCCTTCTTACAATGCTTATCGCCATGGACAATGGTTTTCAAAGCTGTCTGATGGCACCTACGGAAATTCTTGCCCAGCAGCATTATAACGGAATCAAAGAACTGTTGGAAAAAACAGGAGTTAATATCCGCCTTCTTACAGGTTCTACCAAAGCAGCAGAAAGGAGAATTATCCATGAGGAGCTTGAAAATGGCTCACTTTCTATTTTGGTTGGAACCCACGCTGTTTTAGAAGATAAGGTTAAATTTAAAAACCTTGGGTTGGCGATCATTGATGAACAGCATAGATTCGGGGTAGCTCAAAGAGCTAAACTTTGGGCTAAAAATAAAATTCCGCCACATATTCTGGTAATGACAGCTACGCCTATTCCAAGAACATTGGCAATGAGTTTTTATTCTGATCTGGATGTTTCTGTAATTGATGAAATGCCTATAGGAAGAAAACCCATCATTACAGCTCACAGACGTGAAAAAGATCGGCTGTATGTCTATAATTTCTGTAAAGATGAAATTAAAAAAGGCAGACAGATTTATTTCGTATATCCTCTCATTGAAGAATCTGAAACGTTGGATTATAAAAATCTGATGGAAGGTTTAGAACACGTTATGGAATTTTTCTCAGAATATAACGTCACCATGCTTCATGGGAAAATGAAACCGGACGAAAAAGATGCTGCAATGGCTTATTTTGCTTCCGGAAAAGCTGAAATTATGGTGGCCACTACAGTAATTGAAGTGGGAGTAAATGTTCCCAATGCTTCTGTAATGGTAATTGAAAGTTCAGAAAGATTCGGGCTTTCACAGCTTCATCAGCTGAGAGGACGTGTGGGAAGAGGCGCTGAACAGAGTTATTGTATTCTGATGACTTCGGACAAATTATCCAAAGAAAGCAGAACGCGTATCAAAACAATGACAGAGACTAATGATGGTTTTAAAATTTCTGAAGTGGATATGCAGCTTCGTGGACCTGGAGATATTCTAGGAACCCAGCAAAGCGGTGTAGTAGATTTCAAAAGACTGGATCTGATTAATGATTCGGCCATCATCAAGACTACAAAAAATACGGTAGAACGAATTCTGGAAACAGATCCTATGCTTTCCAGACCTGACAATCTGATTATTAAAAACTATTATATCCGGTATTACAAAGGAAAAAACAAGTGGAGTAAAATATCATAA
- a CDS encoding peptide MFS transporter yields MSLTLDEIQNFKGKYPRQIWSLFFSEMWERFCFYGMRGMLVFFMISQLNFHEKEANLQYGATQAFVYAFTFVGGLFADKILGFRKSLFWGGLLMIVGSLILATDPHKFFFLGIAFTVVGTGFFKPNISSMVGQLYKPNDSRADAGFSLFYAGINLGALLGGYLCIAIGKGEFLGNVIAEEMRWHIAFGLASIVMVVSLINFVFTQRTLGTIGLQPGHPLAEEKTASIPKWKEYGVYILSLVFVPIIMTMVAKTEYTDYFMWTIGPLTLIYLFYEMSKVTASERKKLWAALVFIIFSIIFWGIYEQSGGSLSIFAAKNLNKDLLGLDPNGVNNSGGAFFIIFLAPLIGLLWIWLNKRKIEPNTIIKFGLGFIFLGLGYYVLFATRLFADLQGITSLNFFTLALLIITLGELCLSPIGLSIMTKLSTKNLQGMMMGMWFLASAYGQYVAGIIGASLATAKKGSTNYDELITYTDGYKQLGLYAVIAGVVLILISPYVKKLMQDVK; encoded by the coding sequence ATGAGCTTAACTTTAGATGAAATACAAAATTTCAAAGGAAAATATCCCAGACAAATCTGGAGCCTTTTTTTCTCTGAAATGTGGGAACGTTTCTGTTTCTACGGAATGCGTGGAATGCTGGTTTTCTTTATGATCTCTCAGCTTAATTTCCATGAAAAAGAAGCCAACCTTCAATATGGAGCAACACAAGCATTCGTATACGCCTTTACTTTTGTAGGGGGCCTTTTTGCCGATAAAATTTTAGGATTCCGAAAATCCTTGTTCTGGGGAGGCCTCCTGATGATTGTAGGAAGCTTAATTCTTGCTACAGATCCTCATAAATTCTTTTTCTTAGGAATAGCATTCACCGTAGTAGGGACAGGCTTCTTCAAACCTAATATTTCTTCTATGGTAGGACAGCTTTATAAACCTAATGATTCAAGGGCAGATGCTGGTTTTTCACTTTTCTATGCTGGAATTAACCTTGGAGCATTATTAGGAGGTTACTTGTGTATTGCCATTGGTAAAGGAGAATTCCTGGGTAATGTCATTGCAGAAGAGATGAGATGGCATATTGCTTTCGGACTTGCTTCAATAGTAATGGTAGTAAGCTTAATTAACTTTGTATTTACGCAAAGAACATTGGGTACTATCGGTCTGCAGCCCGGACATCCTTTAGCAGAAGAAAAAACCGCTTCAATACCAAAATGGAAGGAATATGGAGTATACATTTTATCATTGGTTTTTGTACCCATCATCATGACCATGGTTGCTAAGACAGAATATACAGATTATTTCATGTGGACCATCGGGCCATTAACTTTAATCTATTTATTCTATGAAATGTCTAAAGTAACAGCATCTGAACGTAAAAAACTTTGGGCAGCTTTAGTTTTCATTATATTCTCCATCATATTCTGGGGAATTTATGAACAAAGTGGAGGCTCTTTAAGTATTTTCGCGGCTAAAAATCTAAACAAAGACCTTTTAGGATTAGACCCAAATGGGGTGAATAACTCAGGAGGAGCTTTCTTCATTATTTTCCTTGCTCCATTGATTGGACTTCTTTGGATCTGGCTAAACAAGAGAAAAATTGAACCCAACACGATTATCAAATTCGGATTAGGATTTATTTTCTTAGGATTAGGGTATTATGTCTTATTTGCGACCCGTCTGTTTGCAGATCTTCAAGGAATCACTTCACTGAATTTCTTCACACTGGCATTATTAATCATTACCCTTGGGGAATTGTGCCTCTCTCCTATCGGATTATCCATCATGACCAAGCTTTCTACAAAGAATCTTCAGGGAATGATGATGGGAATGTGGTTTCTCGCTTCAGCCTATGGACAGTATGTTGCAGGGATTATCGGAGCCAGTCTTGCTACCGCAAAAAAAGGATCTACCAACTATGATGAATTGATCACTTATACTGATGGATATAAACAATTGGGATTATATGCGGTAATTGCCGGAGTGGTATTAATTTTGATATCTCCGTACGTGAAAAAATTAATGCAGGATGTAAAATAA